The genomic DNA GGGCACATAATGATTTTCAAAGGGCTACTGGTATTGCACGGCGAATGATCACTGAGTTTGGAATGAGTGAAAAGCTTGGACCGCTTCAGTTTGGACAGTCACAAGGCCAAGTATTTCTAGGCAGAGATATTAACAGTGAACAAAACTATTCAGATGCGATTGCATATGAAATTGATTTAGAAATACAAACGTTGATTAAAAACTGCTATGCAAAAGCGAGAGAAATTATAACCGAAAACCGTGATAAGTTAGACGTTATTGCCAAAACGTTATTAGATGTTGAAACTCTTGATGCAGAACAAATCAGACATTTATTCGACCATGGAACACTTCCGGAACGTAAGATTGATGATGTCAAAGTAAACATCAATAAGAAGGAAGAGACTGCTGAAAACGATAAACCAGCACAGTTAGACAAAAATGATATTGATAACTCAACAGTTCAGAAAAATGACGCTGTTGATGAAAAAGACTCACAACATGACGAAGATCAAAAGGATAAATAAATACTAAGGGTGCTCTTACAAGGGCACTCTTTAGTTTTTAGTAAGGTGACTGTTTGAAAATGCTTTTATTAATCGAAGCGAAAGTGGATAAAACTTGCGGTTTATGAGTTGGAAACGAAGTGTAAGTAACGGAGAACGTAAGCGTTTGTTCATATCTGAAAGGTGCTCTTAATAAGGGCACCTTTGTTGTCGTTATAATTGAAATTAACGATGTTTAAGCATTAAAAACTTTGTTTATAAAGTAATAATTTTGGTTGTTAAAGTTGCAAGATTCCCTATATATTATGATATGATGTTTGCAGAATATAAACGAATATATTGATAAGTGGTGAGAATGTTGATATTTGTTTTTGACGTAGGTAATACGAACATTGTCTTAGGAGTATATGAGGGAGATTATTTAAAGCACCATTGGAGAATTGAGACGAATCGACATAAATCTGAAGATGAATATGGCATGCAAGTAAAAGCATTGTTCGACCATGCTCAGTTAAAATTTTCGGATATTAATGGTATAATCATTTCTTCTGTAGTACCGCCTATTATGTCTGCTCTCGAAAGAATGTGCGAAAAATACTTTCATCTAAACCCTGTTATAGTTGGACCAGGGATAAAAACAGGATTGAATATAAAATATGAAAATCCTAGGGAAGTTGGAGCTGACCGTATTGTGAATGCGGTTGCGGCTATTCATGAATATGGAAGTCCATTAATTATTGTCGATTTCGGAACTGCTACTACATATTGCTATATTAATAAACACAAACAGTATATGGGAGGTGCAATTGCTCCAGGGATCACAATTTCAACAGAAGCTCTTTACTCAAGAGCAGCTAAACTTCCACGAATTGATATTGTTAGTCCAGATGGAATTATTGGGAAAAATACTGTTGCTGCTATGCAAGCGGGGATATTATACGGTTATGTTGGACAAGTTGAAGGAATAGTCCAACGAATGAAGGACTATGGAAAGCAAAATCCGACCGTTATTGCAACAGGCGGTTTAGGCGTTTAGCCGATCTAATTGCAAAGGAATCTAAAGCTATTGATATTGTAGATCCTTTTTTAACATTAAAAGGTCTTCAGCTTATTTATAAACGAAACGTGGAAACGATAAAAAAGTAAGCGAACAATCAATCTTCCAGAAGGGAGCTTTTATAATGAGTGATTATTTAGTGAAAGCCCTTGCCTTTAATGGGAAAGTACGTGCTTATGCCGCAAGAACTACTGATACTGTTGGAGAAGCGCAACGTCGTCACGGAACTTGGCCGACTGCATCAGCTGCACTAGGGCGCGCATTAACAGCTGGTGTTATGATGGGGGCGATGTTAAAAGGCGAAGATAAAATAACAATTAAGATAGAAGGCGGCGGACCACTTGGCTTAATCTTAATAGATAGTAACGCAAAGGGTGAGGTTCGCGGATATGTAACAAATCCGCAAACACATTTTGACTTAAATAAGCAAGGGAAGCTTGATGTTCGAAGAGCCGTTGGAACATCGGGGTCTTTGACGGTTGTAAAGGATATCGGTTTAAGAGAATACTTTACGGGACAAGTTGAACTTGTTTCAGGGGAACTCGGTGAGGATTTCACTTATTATTTTGTTGCTTCTGAGCAAGTTCCTTCTTCAGTTGGGGTCGGGGTATTAGTGAATCCAGATAACACCATTTTGGCTGCAGGGGGGTTTATTTTGCAATTACTTCCAGATGCGGACGAAGAAACAATTACTTTACTTGAAAGCCGTATACAAGCCATTCCCCCAGTGTCAAAATTGATCCAACAAGGTTTATTACCTGAACAACTATTAGAACAACTATTTGGAGAAGAAAATGTAAATATTCTCGAAAAAATGCCAGTAACATTTAAATGTAATTGTTCTAAAGAACGATTTTCTAATGCAATAATTAGTTTAGGAAAAGCAGAAATAAATGATATGATCGAAGAAGATGGTAAAGCAGATGCTCAATGTCATTTCTGTAATAAAACATACCATTTTACAATTGACGAACAAAAGAAGTTAGAGAAAATGTCAAAATAATTATTCGGGGGAGGATATGTTGACAAGGAAACAGTTGTGGATCATCATTGGCGCTCTCATTTTGGTGAACTGTATAACTATTGTTTTTTTTATTGCAAAGGATAAGTTTGGAAAGGCGGATGAAACTGTAGCAACAGTCGGCAAAGAAACGATTACAAGGCAAGAGTGGTTAAAAGAGATAGAAGTCCGTTATGGTCGAGAGGTATTAGAAGATTTAGTCAATCAAAAAGTGATTGAATTAGCGGTTGATAAATATGGGATTAAAATGTCTGATAAAAAACTTGAGCAAGAGTTAACAATGTTAAAGACAATTTATGGCCCTTACTATCAGAACCAATCAATAGATGAAGAAAGATGGAAAGAACAAATAAAGTATACTCTATTTCTTGAAGAACTCTTAACGAAAGATGTTAAAGTATCTGAAAAGGAATTAAAAAAATATTACCTGAAAAAAAAAAGACGGTTTAATATTCCTCCTCCTTCTTATCATATATCCCAAATTATTGTGAAAACAAAAAAAGAAGCAGAACAAGTGATAAAAGAATTAAAGGACGGATCAAATTTTTCGGTGTTAGCAATGGAACGATCTATTGATGAATTTTCCGCTAACCAAGGTGGGGATCTTGGATATGTAAGTAAGGATGATGAACGATTTTTCACAGCGTTTTTTTTTTTTAGAAATAGAAAAACTAAAGCCTGGTCAATGGAGCAAACCGTCAAAAATCGAACAAGGTTATGTAATCGTTTTATTACATGAGCGAATTAAGGGGAAAAAGTATTCATATAAAGAAGTTAAAGATCAAATTCGTCGACAAATTGCGCTTGAGCAAATGGACATGCCCATTTCAACAAAACCTTTTTGGAAAGAAATCGGTGTAGAATGGTTTTATGGTAAAAAGGAAAAGTGATTTCTGATTTCAGCATAGACATGGAATTTGTAAGAATTAAATATTTGACAAATGATTTACCTAATGTTAAAATTATAATAAACCAATAAATTTACTCGGAATAGGAAGTGTCATTCATGGTCAGCATAGCAAATTCTATAGCTGAGTTAGTCGGTAATACGCCGATTGTAAAGCTAAATCGGTTAGTTGATGATCAAAGTGCAGATGTGTTTTTAAAGCTTGAGTATATGAATCCTGGGAGCAGTGTGAAAGATAGAATTGCTCTTGCGATGATTGAAGATGCGGAAGCGAAGGGATTATTAAAGCAGGGAGATACTCTTATTGAACCTACGAGTGGAAACACTGGAATTGGTCTTGCAATGATTGCTGCTGCTAAAGGATACAAAACAATACTTGTAATGCCGGAAACAATGAGTATGGAAAGACGCAACTTATTAAGAGCATATGGTGCCGATCTCGTCTTAACCCCTGGATCAGAAGGAATGGGTGGAGCAATCCAAAAAGCAGAAGAATTATCAACAGAAAAAGGTTACTTTATGCCGCAACAATTTGAAAATGAGGCAAACCCGGAGATACACCGGAAGACAACTGGTAGAGAGATCGTTCAACAAATGGGAGACCAGTTGGACGGATTTATATCTGGAGTTGGAACTGGCGGAACGATAACAGGTACAGGGGAAGTCCTTCGTGAAAAATACCCAAATATTAAAATTTATGCTGTTGAACCAGCTGATTCACCTGTTTTAGCAGGGGGACATAAAGGTCCGC from Bacillus aquiflavi includes the following:
- a CDS encoding SurA N-terminal domain-containing protein, which codes for MTRKQLWIIIGALILVNCITIVFFIAKDKFGKADETVATVGKETITRQEWLKEIEVRYGREVLEDLVNQKVIELAVDKYGIKMSDKKLEQELTMLKTIYGPYYQNQSIDEERWKEQIKYTLFLEELLTKDVKVSEKELKKYYLKKKRRFNIPPPSYHISQIIVKTKKEAEQVIKELKDGSNFSVLAMERSIDEFSANQGGDLGYVSKDDERFFTAFFFFRNRKTKAWSMEQTVKNRTRLCNRFIT
- the cysK gene encoding cysteine synthase A → MVSIANSIAELVGNTPIVKLNRLVDDQSADVFLKLEYMNPGSSVKDRIALAMIEDAEAKGLLKQGDTLIEPTSGNTGIGLAMIAAAKGYKTILVMPETMSMERRNLLRAYGADLVLTPGSEGMGGAIQKAEELSTEKGYFMPQQFENEANPEIHRKTTGREIVQQMGDQLDGFISGVGTGGTITGTGEVLREKYPNIKIYAVEPADSPVLAGGHKGPHKIQGIGAGFVPKILNTKIYDDIIAVNTDEAFEYARRAAREEGILGGISSGAAIYAALEVAKKLGKEKKVLAIIPSNGERYLSTPLYQFEAE
- a CDS encoding peptidylprolyl isomerase, encoding MNDFSQRFFFLEIEKLKPGQWSKPSKIEQGYVIVLLHERIKGKKYSYKEVKDQIRRQIALEQMDMPISTKPFWKEIGVEWFYGKKEK
- the hslO gene encoding Hsp33 family molecular chaperone HslO encodes the protein MSDYLVKALAFNGKVRAYAARTTDTVGEAQRRHGTWPTASAALGRALTAGVMMGAMLKGEDKITIKIEGGGPLGLILIDSNAKGEVRGYVTNPQTHFDLNKQGKLDVRRAVGTSGSLTVVKDIGLREYFTGQVELVSGELGEDFTYYFVASEQVPSSVGVGVLVNPDNTILAAGGFILQLLPDADEETITLLESRIQAIPPVSKLIQQGLLPEQLLEQLFGEENVNILEKMPVTFKCNCSKERFSNAIISLGKAEINDMIEEDGKADAQCHFCNKTYHFTIDEQKKLEKMSK